DNA from Rhodopirellula islandica:
TACCAGGCCACCCTGGGAATTCGCGAACACATGGTCCAGTACCAATCCAGCGAGGACCTGATTTCGATCGGTGCCTATCGCGCCGGCAGCGACCCTCGCATCGACACCGCCATCGCGATGCGAGACCCCATCAATGATCTGTTGCGACAAGACGCGAACGAGATCACGCCCCTGGCGGATTCACAGGCTCGCATTCAAAAATTGCATCAAGCCGCGTCGGCAGCACTCGCTCAACTGAAACAACCGCCGGTTGCTGCTCCCAATCCAGCCTGATCCCGCTCATTCCATCGAATGAGTTTTCAAAACGGCATCCATTCACCAGATCGTTTCGGCCACACCGCTCAGAACGTTCTTCTTCCCGTCAATCCTTCGCACTCAACACTCGCTAGCGTCCCATGCCTCCGTTTCGATTCCGATTCGATTCCCTGGTGGACTTGCGTTCTCGCGAACGAGATGAAGCGGGCGCGGAGGTGGGCAAGGCTCTGGAAGCCATTCAGCGAATCAACGAGCAAGTGCAAGACATCGATTCGCAACGCGAATTGATCCGCACGGCGCAGACCCACACGTTGCATCAAGCCAACGTTTCGGTGGACCAGATGCTGCACCAAGGTCGCTACGACATCCAACTGCACGCCGACCAAATCTCGCTTCAACAAACGCTGGCTCAGCTCAACCAAGAGCTTGAAAAGCGTCGCCAAAAGCTTGTGACCGCAGAAGCCGAAGTGAAACGCCTCGAACGATTGCGTGAAACTCAACTGGCCGAACATCGTTCGCTCGAAGCCAAACAAGAACAAGCCGAAGCCGATGATCTGACATCCGCCCGTGTCCTGCTACGACGTCGCGCGATGGCTGCTCAATCCAAGGAGACTCGACGATGAGATTCATGATGCGTTCCGTCGCGATGATTAGCACCGCGACCTGCTTGACCATGATCATTTTGATGGGCTACTTCGCTTCGCGAGGCACGCTCAACGTTGGAACATTGACCAAAGTCATCGCACTGTTCAACGGAATCGACATCACCGGCAATCAATTGCGGCAGATCATGCAGCAAAGCGAAGACCGTGAGCAACCGGATTTTGACGAGATCCTCGACGCCCGGCGGCGGGATGGATTGGACAGTGACATTCGATTGCGAAGTCTGAAAGAAGCCAAGAACGACATCGCTCTTCAAATGTCGGAACTGAAGCTGCAACGCGAACGCTTTGATGAACGTCGGACCTCGTTTGATCGCAGTTTGGACGAAATTCGAAAAGGCGCTCAAGACGAAGGACTGCAAGAAGTGCAACGCACACTCCAGGCACTTGAGGCAGAACAGGCAAAAGAGCAGCTTTTGCGCATGTACGATGACGAAGAAATCGATGACGTTGTCAGTATCATTCAAGCCATGCCCATCGATAAACGAAAAGATATCTTGGCAGAGTTTGCTACGCCCGAAGAAATGGACAAGCTCTACGAGATCCTACGCCGCATTGGCGAAGGAATGCCAACGACCGGACTCATCGACGATGCTCGCGGTGGGTGATTGAGGTCAAGGTGTTCCCACCAGGATCCCGATGATCACGGTGGGGGGACCGCGATGACAACTACAAAACCAGTCCAATCAAGGACCGAGACCACTGTCTCGACACCGACGACCAACAAACGCGCCGAGAATGCGTTCGCCGCACTGGGCAGTTCTGCATCCGCACGAACAGCCGGATTGATCGAGCCGGCGTCAGGATTGGGCGATCCGTTCGCCGAAGTCTTCGCTCGAATCGCGACCACCGAAACCGTGGTTGCCTCCGAACCAGCCTCGGCACCGGAAGACTCGCTGTCAACCGAAACCGAAGACCGCGACGAATCCAGCGAAGAAGAGGTCGAAGCGCGAGACGACACCACCCCCGCCGCCGCGGCGACAACGGCAACCAACTTGGTCGACGAGACGGTCGAAGTTGACTCGGCGCAAGATGCGGTCGCAACTTCCAACGAAGAGAATGAGTCGTCGGAGAGCCCCGACGAGGTGGCTTGGACCCAATCGGCCGAGGAGACCGACTCACTTCAAGAGGAAGAAGCCAGCTCGGCGGATGAGGCCTTGCTCCTTTCCGACGCGGAATCGAAACTCGAAGAAAGCGATTCCAATGCGATCGTGACCGAAGAGGTTGCCGTTCTGCTCAGCAGCGAATCGCAACAGCGTTCGAGCGATGACACCGCGAACGCTTCGGCGGAAGAAGAGGTTCTGACCACGAATCCGGTCACCTCCACCGAAGAAGCCGCCACGGATGAGTCCGGCACAGAGAATGACAACGCTGAAACGCGTGGTGAATCACAATCCGACGATCCAACCTCGCACGATCCCCGACGAACCGAACGTCGCCGCTATTCACGCGAAGGGAATGCTGACTCGCAAGACCAGGCGTCTCAACCCGCCAGCGGAAGCAATTCGGGGGAGGGCAAAATCGCAATCGATTCGTCCCTGGCAGCGGCCGGCGACGAAACCGAAATCAGCGAGACGCAGTTGAATCAGTTGGTCGAACAAGCCGCGGCCAAATCTCCCGCCTCGGTGGCGGCTGTGGCACCCATCCAAGCCACCGCCGCGGCCGCCGCTGCCAAAACCGCGGCCAGCGGAACGACCGCCGTGGGATCCACGAGTGCCGCGGTGTCCACCCCATCGGGCAGCAGCGATCCGACCGATCCCCTCCATTCTGCCACGCCTTCGGCGGAAAAGGCGGAAAGCAAAGCCAAGGCTGGTCTGCAAGCCTCTGGGGTCGACCAGACCTCCGCGGTGGCTCGTGCCAAACTGGTCCAACGGGTCAGCCGAGGTTTTCAAACGCTCGGCACCAACGGCGGACACATTCGCATGCGGCTCTCGCCGGTCGAATTGGGGTCGGTCCAATTGGAAGTTCATATCCAAGAGAACAACCTTCGCGGCCGGATGGTGACGGAATCGGAAGCCGCCAGCCAACTGCTGCGAGAACATCTGCCCCAGTTGCGGTCGCAACTCGAGTCGCAAGGCATGCGGTTGGAATCCATTGAGATCACCACCGAACCCAACGGCGCCTCGGAGTTCGATCAAACTCAAAACTCGTTTGGTGATCGAGACCATGCCGATCGCGACGCGGGATCCCAGCACGAACGCTCTCGCAACCGCGGCAACGTCAACGGCTCCCGCCCCATCGATGCCAAACCGGACGGTCCCACCCTCCCAGC
Protein-coding regions in this window:
- the fliJ gene encoding flagellar export protein FliJ is translated as MPPFRFRFDSLVDLRSRERDEAGAEVGKALEAIQRINEQVQDIDSQRELIRTAQTHTLHQANVSVDQMLHQGRYDIQLHADQISLQQTLAQLNQELEKRRQKLVTAEAEVKRLERLRETQLAEHRSLEAKQEQAEADDLTSARVLLRRRAMAAQSKETRR
- a CDS encoding flagellar hook-length control protein FliK; amino-acid sequence: MTTTKPVQSRTETTVSTPTTNKRAENAFAALGSSASARTAGLIEPASGLGDPFAEVFARIATTETVVASEPASAPEDSLSTETEDRDESSEEEVEARDDTTPAAAATTATNLVDETVEVDSAQDAVATSNEENESSESPDEVAWTQSAEETDSLQEEEASSADEALLLSDAESKLEESDSNAIVTEEVAVLLSSESQQRSSDDTANASAEEEVLTTNPVTSTEEAATDESGTENDNAETRGESQSDDPTSHDPRRTERRRYSREGNADSQDQASQPASGSNSGEGKIAIDSSLAAAGDETEISETQLNQLVEQAAAKSPASVAAVAPIQATAAAAAAKTAASGTTAVGSTSAAVSTPSGSSDPTDPLHSATPSAEKAESKAKAGLQASGVDQTSAVARAKLVQRVSRGFQTLGTNGGHIRMRLSPVELGSVQLEVHIQENNLRGRMVTESEAASQLLREHLPQLRSQLESQGMRLESIEITTEPNGASEFDQTQNSFGDRDHADRDAGSQHERSRNRGNVNGSRPIDAKPDGPTLPAATAASWMTPATGVDLQV